agcATGTCTTCTACTAATCTAACACGGtgttattaaattagtaaatgaattttttttttcttaaaagggatagattaagaaaaaagaataatttctttgaaaaaataactcgtaatttatcaaaaaaaaagtagaagtaaattaaagattaaaggaCCAAAATAATACatcttgaaaataaaagtactaaattaataattatgcaATCTGGCCTAATAAAATTCTAGTGTGGCCTTAATGCCACCTAGAAATAGCAGGCTCTTCATCCTATGAAAATAAGGACTGTGGAAACATGATATAAACTGTTAAATTCTTCAGTCTTCAAATTgttaagtttaaaaaatatgaggTGGTGGAAGAGACAACCTAAGGTATAATATAGGTCTATATATCTGTTGACCtacgacatatttaattaaacaattgaTATCTTTGTAGATTTGATATTTCTAAAATACTTCTATTTAAAGTCAAAACTCAAAACTTTGCAGGGTGCcgattattttctcttggATGATGAAACGCATAGATAGTGCGGACATAAAGTGAATCATACCATTTATTAAAGATGAAAAAGTATAACAATTTACGAAACAGAAAACAATTCAGAAGAGTTGGGATGTAGACCTATAAAACAGGATGTTCATGTTCCAGAAGTGCAATGATACAGAGAAAGCATTATTTAACTAAAacaatttttagatttaagtCTTGTGGTCCGAATATGAAACTCCTGCACAAGGAGATGAATCCAAAAAGAATGAGTATCCATATACGAATGACCACAAGTGATGATGTTTCTTGAGTAAGAATCTCACCATAAGTTGGTACCTAGTAGGGAAGCTAACAAGATTTCAGTGGGACATAATAATGATTTCTATAAAGGTTCATTAACTGACGAACTTAGACTTTGGAAAAAATGGGATTGTTGACAATAATTCAGAACTCAATCCCAAGTAATCTCCACAATTCAATCCCTTAATTGGGATTCAAGCTTTAGTGTCTGCATTTGTATTTTAATCATTACAtgcaaaaaaaatttcaaaacaaGAACAATAGTACAAAACAGAAACTAATTAAAACACAGTCATCAACCATAAACAGCAACTGAGGTGGTAAACCCATGTAAGAAATCATCTTCAGAATCCAAAAACtaaacaaattctaaataatttgattaagcATATCAGAAGAAACTTTATTAGAAAACAGAAGTGACCATAAGAAATCCAAACTTTTCTAACTCACCAGAGGAATCAGTCTCAATGAGTCGTTGCAATTTGTAAACTTGAGGCTTGAATTTAACTCCACTCTCCTTTTCACTTGCTTCTCTTTTCTTATCCATTCTCCGACTGGCGGCGCTAATCCAGAAACTTCTGACTGGAAAGTCTCTGTTTGTGGAGAAGACCCAACGCAAGTACAACGACCGCATGACTTCGCCTTTTTGTTTTCGGTGAACCAAACGCGCTCTTCTACGAACAAGAAATGGGGAACTCGGGGCGGGTTTTGCATTTACTGTCCTGCCCCGCAAGATAAAGACCGGGTTAACAGTACTCGGGTTGGCGAATGTATTTCCAACTTTTTACTTTTGCTATTTGCTTGAGTTTTGACCTTAATTATTTGTTCCTTTTTTAAGAATCCCTAAAATtctatacttttatttattaatcccagattttttattctttagaaTTTGAGTtgtggatttttttttaatttcatatattttatttattaattcttatttgattatattcaaaaattatgttatgttaatattttctttatttctttaaatggTAATTCAAAACTCTAATGTTAGTCAATATAGTCAATTTTTTGATGATTTACTTGTATTAAAAAAGCTTAAGATAGTAGCTAAATTGAATAAACAAGGTAGATTAATACAAACTAATATAAGTGATCTCTTAACACAAGAGAAGAGTgtgtttattatattagtatattaatagggttttatttaaaataatgtaGATGAGATGATAAGGTTTTCTATAGcttaattaaagttttaagTTTGAGTTTTGGATATGCAGTtgcattaaaattattgagatAATACTTTACCAACCATAAAAGTCCTATCTGACATacactataaattaaatttagatatatttatattaaaaatgataaatttttttctaaattagaaTTCAGATCAATgtttactttttataatattcatatgtcaaattattatttaattctttgagaGTTTTCAAatgactttttatatatatttattttagaaaaaattgactatttatttaagttgagttatttattaaaaaaataatttaataaaataaaactctaacacattatttatttttaaatatataataaatggtAAATTTGACTGTATGCTAAAAGCTatattttactctttatttttattgtaattaatacactataaatttttatatatatcttatcaattgatatttactattttagctttgtttatttagaaagaatttctttttgaaaaaaaaaaactaaaataaatatatttattgaataaagaaataaagagacTATTACCCTCAaatagattttctttatttttatatttaaatataagtaaatgatacttttattaaatttaaaataaaaaaatcacctTTTAGGAATTGAAGTAGTAGGCAAAAATCCCGCTTGATGTGGCGTATGGTTTTTATAAATACTCGGAACCGACCAACCCGGACCGAGTTTCTCTTAACATCAGAACACCAGTACTAACCCACTTCACTGTTTGCTCATGATTCCCGCTTTCCGTACCTCCTAAAGATAGTAAATAATGGGAGTGATCAAAGAAGGAGAAGCATCAGGAATTATACCAAGCAATGAAGCATTCGCAGTGCACTATCCTGGATACCCTTCTTCAATCTCACGCGCCATCCAAACTCTCGGTGGCACCGACGCAATTCTTAAggttattcttattcttcttgttATAATTTctcctttaatttatttcttaagtgttgtgaaaaaaaaaaaaaaacaaattaagcAGGCTCGTACCTCGCAATCCAATAAATTGGAGCTGTATTTCCGGCCTGAGGATCCATATTCACATCCCGCTTTTGGAGAGCTTCGTGCCTGTAACAATCTCCTCttgaaaatttctaaaaagaagaagaatactAATTCGCAATGCCAAACGGAGCTTTCTGCTGATGTTGTTGCTCGGATTCCTGAGGCTTATCATTTTGACGGTTAGATTTCcatttagagaaaaaagaatatgtttttgttattttagcCCGTCTTCTTTTGAAGCAGtgaattaaagtaaataacaTCTGAATGTAAAAAGGAATGGTGGACTATCAGCATGTGGTTGCAGTTCATGCGGATGCTGCAGCtcaaaagagaaagaggaaCTGGACGCAAATGGAAGAGCCGCATTTTGGTATTACCCTTTtctttaggaaaaaaaaaaagaagaattctatTAGACATTCTTTGGAATAAATCATGTTTAAGAATTGATTGAATTGAATTCCTGCAAAATCATTCAAGTTTTGAgcaatttcattttctttcaaattgccttgtttttcttaaagaaatatgaaattgGTTTTATTGGTATTCAAGTGTTTATTTGTATTGTTTTTGTAGATAAAGCTGGACTAATGGATTTGGATCAAGAGGATGTGATGATTCTAGTGCCCCCACATTTTACATCTAAAGATATGCCAGTCAATTTAGCGTAAGAAGCTTTACATATAGCATTTTATGCTGCCTCTGTGTTTTATGTTGTCTAgtctaatttcttattttagttCTGTGATTGTGTTTTTCTTGCAAGATTTTTAGTTTCAGTGCTTTCTGTTTAGCTATCAACTTTTCATGTAAATACGGTAGCACTATTGTCTAAAGAAcacaaatatttatagttcTATTAGGGttcaattttatgaaaaatttattaataattagtataGCAAGAGAGCAACTGTAGCAAATGGTGATGCAGCTTAATTTGTGAGTATAGTAGATATTGAATGATTCTCCATAAACTTAGTGTACAACGAACAAGGACAAATTGTTTGGCTAAGAGCTCTCTAATGTTATATTGTTTGATAACAATGAGTTTGATCGTTTCATTTGTTTTACTGATTATAGATACTGTTATGCTTCTCAGGTTGAAAGCAACATCAATTCCAAGTTCAAAAAAGATACAAGAAGAAGCTGTAGAAAACCATATTGAGGTATTGACTACACAGATTAATGTTAATGCACTACCACCTTTTAGTATATTGTGGAAGCTAATGCTAAGGTTGCAGCGTATGAATCCAATTGAATTTTAACTGCAGAGAAGAAAGAGAACTCAGTGAACTTTTCATTGAAATTCGTTTTATATTTGAGCTGTGATTTGTACAGATCACTAGATTAATATAAAACCTTTCCTGATACTAATTTTAGTGTATTTCATTCTCTTTCTATTACATCTTTGAAGATCTTCTAGCAACACATTCTATTCAAACTAAcagctttttttcttttgcagatgAATCTAGAGCCAGCCCTTgctattgattttaatattaaggATATCCTGATTGTTTCATTTGTTCTTTCACATTTTCTtcttgatgtttgaaatggtTTTTGTTTCATAAGTAGATGTTATCTGCTTTCAGATGTTTCTGGGTTGATCCCAACGTTTAGAGTTGTTTCTCTCAATTTGCTCCATCCTCTTAATGTCTTAGGAGAGCTCTGGTATTTATTAATACCATTGACAGCAAAGAGAACTATGAAATATTGCCAAGAAGACGATTACTAATACTGCAAAAAGTGAAAATTACTTGAGAAGTACCATATGAATCTTACAAAGTTATGTCCTTCGCATCCAGTTGCACTTAACTTTCGTACAGATtcctaaagaaataaattggAAGTTATTCATAGCACAGGGCACAGAGCTGTGGGGGTGGCAGATAGCTGTATCTGAACTTTTTGATGAGCGACCTATATGGCCCAAAGATGCATTGACTGGACGTTTACTTGTTAAAAACTTGAAATTTACCCATCAGACTCTTAGAAGGTGTTCTTGCTGTTAGTCCTCACTTATACTTTATTGGGTTTTCATATTTCCTGTGCTTTTGATAGGCTTGGGTTTTTGTGACCTTATATATTGTGTAATTGCATTATATTTGGCTGGACTTGCAGACTTCTCCTTGCAGTTGCTTACTATTTTTCAGGAGGGCCATTTCTCAGATTCTGGATCAGGAAAGGATACGATCCTCGCAAAGATCCTGATTCTCGCATGTGAGAAATCTACCCTAACATTTGTTAAAAATCTAActctcttttaatttgtttttgcATGATTATCCATTGATCCTGAACTGTGAACAAACAATTCAGTGGTCCACTTATTtcttatatacatatattaaccTCTTGGGAGGTGGGCATCACAAAATTTGCTAGAGTAACACTGTTTAAATGCATGGATGGAGCATATGCAGGCAGCTTTGATGCATGATTTTGAGATTCCTCATTGATGTTTTACTTATCCATCACATCATTAACTCATATTTTTACGACGCCTTTCCAACTCAATGAGACGAGTTGATGAAGCcaaaaattaacttttcttAGAGCAAACAATTTTCCTCTGCTATTATTCTCTCTGAGATGTTACCACTACAAATGCTTTTAGATATTGTATGGGACATCAGAATTCGTAGTGATTAAAGGTTTTGAACTAATTCCATCTTGATGCTTTTGTTATTCACTTAAAGATGGCTTATCTAATACTTTCTTATCCCTCATCACTATTGCACAAAGTGATTCATTCAGAGATTGGCTGGGGGTGGTCAAAAGAGCTGCCTGCTGGTAGTACTTCAATAGTTCTTACCTTTGGttttagaaaaaatgaaaCTGTTGGACTATCAGATAATTAAGGATGAGGAGATAAATCATCCCCATAGGCCATAGAGCATGTGGTTGTTATATTATGTGGATTTAAACTGTCTATAGCATGCCATTTCTAAGATACTTCATGCTTGCTGCTATTAtctgcatatttatttagttccTCTGTAGCCTTTTTATAATCGCTTCTCTGAAATAGAGTAACATGAATTGTATGTCGTCTTGGTGCTTAATCTATACTATTTCCTTTGGCAGATATCAGAGGATCGATTTTCGAGTACCACCTCCATTAAGAAGTTTTTCTGATGCTAATGCTGCTAAAGGGTTAGTCTTTTTGAAGCTTACTTATCATTGTGGCCAAGGTTAAGCATTTTTGTATGTAGTTATTACAACATTTCACCTTGCCTCAGATTTTCCccaactttaaaatattttgttttaccATATTTCTGGGTTAGATGAATATGTgaatcttatttcttttagagATACCCTTTATTATTggttattattctttttttctcaaacATTTACTAATAGTaccaaagtttaaattaaacatattacCCTTAATGATAATGTATTTATAGCaggtaatatatataattatgaaaGATAAAACTATGTGCTTTCACGATTCATTTCCATTTCTGAAAATGTAGTTTCATAAGAATTGTCAATATTGGGAAGGGAGTTTGTTATCTATTTTGAGAACATCTTTAACAGCCTAACATAATCTTAGCAGTCAATAGTCTGAGTCATGCATGCAAAGCTGAACTGCATAAAGGTTGAAACATCACTTAGTTCCAGCTGTGATCAAGAATAAGTCTTCATCTAGTGATGGCGCCATTGTTTCCTCAACAATGTCACTTAGGCTGTTGTTGCACCTATACCAAGGTCATTGGGGGCTGATTCCTACTTAGGGATATGAGAACACTCATTGACTTGCTATCTTCTGAGAATGTTACTGTTCCATTAGCTTTCTGTAGCCAGATTTATAACTATTTGACACTTGTAGACTGTCTCTTGTGCAAGTTTCAACTTAGCCTGAATACTAACGTCTGAACGCATGTGAATTCTGCAGCTTGAAACATAAATGGGAGGATTTATGCAAATTTCAAGTTTTTCCTTATAAATTTCAGACATCATTGCAGCTGTGCGAACTTGATGATGATTACATACAACAAGAGATAAAAAAGCCTCCAAAGCAGACAACTTGCACTGTGAGTGTTGTGCTGGCCTTGTTGCCTTCTATATACTAATTGTTTGATATGTGCTATATGTTGGTAGACAAGCATGTGTACTTTGCACGCAGACAATCACAACCCCAAGGTAGTTTTATGCAGACTAAAccaaaaatttatgataattagttttctaTATGAATCTTTGATATCTAACTTGAATCTCATGATACTATGCATGTTATTCTTCTTAATACTAGGAATAATTTTCTAGATCTCAtgtatcattttaattttgttttgggtGTTGCACCTTTTATTTATGGGATTAAATAACAGTTAAACTTATTGGAAAAATGACTATTGCGCCTCCCAACTTAAGATCCTTAGAGCTTTTGTTCTTTTGGTTTTCTAATTCATTCCAGTTTGCCAGATTTGTACTTAGGTGTCATGATTTATccttagatatttttaaaagaaaagttactGGATTGGCAATCCATATCAGAACAacagttcttttttcttcttgtt
The Ricinus communis isolate WT05 ecotype wild-type chromosome 1, ASM1957865v1, whole genome shotgun sequence DNA segment above includes these coding regions:
- the LOC8269673 gene encoding general transcription factor 3C polypeptide 5 isoform X3, giving the protein MLLLGFLRLIILTHVVAVHADAAAQKRKRNWTQMEEPHFDKAGLMDLDQEDVMILVPPHFTSKDMPVNLALKATSIPSSKKIQEEAVENHIEMNLEPALAIDFNIKEIPKEINWKLFIAQGTELWGWQIAVSELFDERPIWPKDALTGRLLVKNLKFTHQTLRRLLLAVAYYFSGGPFLRFWIRKGYDPRKDPDSRIYQRIDFRVPPPLRSFSDANAAKGLKHKWEDLCKFQVFPYKFQTSLQLCELDDDYIQQEIKKPPKQTTCTYGTGWFLQQVHDSFRHRVMVRFLSVYPKSGAAKLLKAASEDFEKSKRACIYKEVLKSDQVERQKINKGILSDKANENQTNVDEGEADDIEADDPEEELDADEALDLAGEDDETSLQSHSYLENNSKNYLQELFDSFPSADPTIGDRIQDADISDEEYQIFEQDDDEDYLDDDDEDDD
- the LOC8269673 gene encoding general transcription factor 3C polypeptide 5 isoform X1, translated to MGVIKEGEASGIIPSNEAFAVHYPGYPSSISRAIQTLGGTDAILKQARTSQSNKLELYFRPEDPYSHPAFGELRACNNLLLKISKKKKNTNSQCQTELSADVVARIPEAYHFDGMVDYQHVVAVHADAAAQKRKRNWTQMEEPHFDKAGLMDLDQEDVMILVPPHFTSKDMPVNLALKATSIPSSKKIQEEAVENHIEMNLEPALAIDFNIKEIPKEINWKLFIAQGTELWGWQIAVSELFDERPIWPKDALTGRLLVKNLKFTHQTLRRLLLAVAYYFSGGPFLRFWIRKGYDPRKDPDSRIYQRIDFRVPPPLRSFSDANAAKGLKHKWEDLCKFQVFPYKFQTSLQLCELDDDYIQQEIKKPPKQTTCTYGTGWFLQQVHDSFRHRVMVRFLSVYPKSGAAKLLKAASEDFEKSKRACIYKEVLKSDQVERQKINKGILSDKANENQTNVDEGEADDIEADDPEEELDADEALDLAGEDDETSLQSHSYLENNSKNYLQELFDSFPSADPTIGDRIQDADISDEEYQIFEQDDDEDYLDDDDEDDD
- the LOC8269673 gene encoding general transcription factor 3C polypeptide 5 isoform X2, yielding MGVIKEGEASGIIPSNEAFAVHYPGYPSSISRAIQTLGGTDAILKARTSQSNKLELYFRPEDPYSHPAFGELRACNNLLLKISKKKKNTNSQCQTELSADVVARIPEAYHFDGMVDYQHVVAVHADAAAQKRKRNWTQMEEPHFDKAGLMDLDQEDVMILVPPHFTSKDMPVNLALKATSIPSSKKIQEEAVENHIEMNLEPALAIDFNIKEIPKEINWKLFIAQGTELWGWQIAVSELFDERPIWPKDALTGRLLVKNLKFTHQTLRRLLLAVAYYFSGGPFLRFWIRKGYDPRKDPDSRIYQRIDFRVPPPLRSFSDANAAKGLKHKWEDLCKFQVFPYKFQTSLQLCELDDDYIQQEIKKPPKQTTCTYGTGWFLQQVHDSFRHRVMVRFLSVYPKSGAAKLLKAASEDFEKSKRACIYKEVLKSDQVERQKINKGILSDKANENQTNVDEGEADDIEADDPEEELDADEALDLAGEDDETSLQSHSYLENNSKNYLQELFDSFPSADPTIGDRIQDADISDEEYQIFEQDDDEDYLDDDDEDDD